In Calditrichota bacterium, one genomic interval encodes:
- a CDS encoding sigma-54-dependent Fis family transcriptional regulator, which yields MPEVLLVEDQDNVRRVISTLLKRNGYAVSEASEGAEAIAKLRKRKFDLVITDLRMEPVDGMEVLRRTKEISPETEVIVVTAFGTVAGGVEAMKLGAYDYIQKPVDNEEFLLIIQRAIEKKELAARVEQLQHDLREKYRFEQIIGQSEKMIEVLKIITQVAETDSTVLIMGESGTGKELIARAIHENSPRKNNPWVAVNCGGLVDSLLESELFGHVRGAFTGASKDKIGLVQQADRGTLFLDEVSEMSLATQVKVLRFLENGEVRRLGDSESTHVDVRLIAATNKDLRQEVEKQTFREDLFYRLHVIPIILPPLRERRDDIELLAYHFLEEFNRKLNKSVKGFSKRALVLLKNYSWPGNIRQLRNVIERIVALSQSDRIGPDDLPFRSADQEIFQSLGAKGEIIPLEELERRYIQKVMEQVGGNQKQAAALLGISQTTLWRKLKS from the coding sequence ATGCCTGAGGTTCTCCTGGTGGAGGATCAGGATAACGTCAGGCGCGTGATATCGACGCTTTTGAAGAGAAACGGCTATGCGGTCTCAGAAGCCTCAGAAGGGGCGGAAGCCATTGCAAAGTTAAGGAAGAGAAAGTTCGACCTGGTTATTACCGACTTGCGAATGGAGCCTGTGGACGGAATGGAGGTGCTGCGCCGGACAAAGGAAATCAGTCCTGAGACAGAAGTCATTGTTGTAACGGCATTTGGTACGGTCGCCGGCGGCGTTGAGGCCATGAAACTGGGGGCGTACGACTACATTCAGAAACCGGTTGACAATGAAGAATTCCTTTTGATTATCCAGCGCGCCATCGAGAAAAAAGAACTGGCGGCCAGGGTAGAACAGCTGCAGCACGATCTTCGGGAAAAATACCGTTTTGAGCAGATTATTGGTCAATCGGAAAAAATGATTGAAGTCTTGAAGATAATAACCCAGGTTGCGGAAACCGATAGCACCGTGCTCATTATGGGAGAAAGCGGAACCGGAAAAGAGCTGATTGCCCGCGCCATCCATGAAAACAGTCCAAGAAAAAACAACCCCTGGGTAGCCGTCAATTGTGGGGGATTAGTCGATTCTCTTCTGGAAAGCGAGTTGTTTGGGCATGTCCGGGGAGCCTTTACCGGGGCCTCAAAAGATAAAATCGGTTTGGTACAGCAAGCCGATCGGGGCACGCTTTTCCTGGATGAGGTCTCTGAAATGAGTCTGGCCACGCAGGTAAAGGTTCTTCGCTTTCTCGAAAATGGCGAAGTTCGCCGGTTGGGAGATTCCGAATCCACCCATGTGGATGTGCGTTTGATTGCTGCCACCAATAAGGACTTGCGCCAGGAAGTGGAAAAACAGACCTTTCGTGAAGATCTGTTCTATCGCCTTCACGTAATCCCCATTATTTTGCCTCCTCTAAGGGAGCGAAGAGATGATATTGAGCTCCTTGCTTATCATTTTTTGGAAGAATTTAATCGGAAATTGAACAAATCAGTTAAGGGCTTCTCGAAGCGCGCGTTGGTTTTGTTGAAAAACTATTCCTGGCCGGGAAACATTCGGCAACTTCGGAATGTGATTGAACGCATCGTGGCCCTTAGCCAAAGCGATAGAATCGGCCCGGATGATTTGCCGTTCCGGAGTGCAGACCAGGAAATTTTTCAGAGCTTGGGAGCAAAAGGGGAAATTATTCCTCTGGAAGAATTGGAGAGGCGCTACATTCAAAAGGTAATGGAACAGGTGGGTGGAAATCAGAAACAGGCGGCTGCTTTACTGGGAATTTCACAAACAACGTTATGGAGAAAACTCAAATCCTGA
- a CDS encoding response regulator, producing MNVLVAEDNKNAMIALSIGLSRLGYAVTTVANGLEAIQALEQGNFDLVITDYRMPKLDGAGLVRVVQTKYPGLPILVISAYDLRDVRKKFKKSENVYFLSKPFELSQLTETIERIRIK from the coding sequence GTGAATGTATTGGTTGCCGAAGATAATAAAAATGCAATGATTGCATTGTCGATCGGGTTGAGTCGCCTGGGATATGCGGTTACAACTGTGGCAAATGGACTGGAGGCGATTCAGGCACTCGAGCAAGGGAATTTTGATCTGGTCATTACGGATTATCGAATGCCGAAATTAGACGGTGCAGGCTTGGTGAGGGTTGTTCAGACGAAGTATCCCGGTTTGCCGATTTTGGTCATTTCCGCGTATGATTTGCGGGATGTCCGGAAAAAGTTTAAGAAAAGCGAAAATGTCTATTTTTTATCGAAACCCTTTGAATTAAGCCAGTTAACTGAAACGATAGAGCGGATCAGAATCAAATAG
- a CDS encoding response regulator: MDDEQVKPKLLLVEDNSDHQKIISRHLSKCDVKLTSRGSIGLEALLRSQFDLIVVDYDLGDMNGIDFVQLVRGQNIHTPILMISSVDRIELEIQAISSGANFFMSKSRLWKNQQMLSKVVFEMMRQFCRRDQNGNYQCDYLESPENRGDFTAGAWIDLLRNTDQSLVILNQNEEIIFWNEKAIEMFGLPQFRGQTLPLDRLMPIESIRDIRKEMASISEKRGRVGNWSGKLTMEFRKDNLKLNIISINGGPGNTYTIFLGTHLIEKKERLTEISDALIV; the protein is encoded by the coding sequence ATGGATGATGAACAGGTGAAACCGAAACTATTACTGGTTGAAGACAATAGTGATCATCAGAAAATTATTTCGCGGCACCTCAGCAAATGCGACGTTAAGCTTACGTCGAGAGGCTCTATCGGATTGGAGGCTCTTCTGAGAAGTCAATTTGATTTGATCGTTGTGGATTATGATTTGGGCGATATGAACGGCATAGATTTTGTGCAGCTGGTTCGGGGGCAAAATATTCACACCCCGATTTTAATGATCTCCTCTGTTGACCGGATTGAACTTGAAATCCAGGCGATTTCTTCAGGAGCAAACTTTTTTATGTCAAAGAGCCGGCTGTGGAAGAATCAACAAATGCTGTCAAAGGTGGTTTTCGAAATGATGCGTCAATTCTGCAGACGCGACCAAAACGGAAACTATCAATGTGACTATTTGGAATCTCCTGAAAACAGGGGGGATTTTACGGCTGGTGCTTGGATTGATCTCCTGAGAAATACGGACCAGTCACTGGTTATTCTTAATCAAAATGAAGAAATTATATTCTGGAATGAAAAGGCAATTGAGATGTTTGGATTACCCCAGTTCCGGGGACAAACATTGCCCCTGGATCGGTTGATGCCTATCGAAAGCATACGGGACATTCGAAAGGAAATGGCTTCTATCTCGGAAAAGAGGGGCCGCGTCGGAAATTGGTCCGGGAAACTCACAATGGAATTCAGAAAAGACAATTTGAAGTTGAATATTATTTCAATAAACGGGGGACCGGGAAATACTTATACGATCTTTCTCGGAACACATCTTATTGAAAAAAAAGAAAGGCTGACAGAAATATCGGACGCATTGATTGTTTAG
- a CDS encoding lytic transglycosylase domain-containing protein, whose translation MEKKQKFFMSRYKTLFLATTIFIFSVSMLGFTAKYLYMTRYDQQIQSLERSLMDLKAAMNVDSIRQFNIEKVMKIIDKHNKNLPSNLKYEIANEIYNMSIKYPNLSVDLICAVISQETGNTWDPGATSKAGALGLMQIMPMTGMFLASYERINWTTPEDVLYNPIDNIRLGCRYLSALIDTYGLEGGIAAYNGGERKAAEWLAANKAKGILYKETEDYVPSVLKYSELYKKSQM comes from the coding sequence ATGGAAAAGAAACAGAAATTTTTTATGTCCAGATACAAGACATTGTTTTTAGCAACGACGATATTTATTTTTTCGGTGTCGATGTTGGGGTTTACGGCGAAGTATTTGTATATGACCCGCTACGACCAGCAAATCCAGTCGCTGGAAAGGTCGTTAATGGATTTGAAGGCGGCCATGAATGTGGATTCAATCCGGCAATTCAATATTGAGAAGGTTATGAAAATTATTGACAAGCATAACAAAAATCTGCCGTCAAATTTAAAATACGAAATTGCCAATGAGATCTACAATATGAGCATAAAATACCCCAATCTTTCCGTGGATTTGATTTGCGCGGTCATTTCACAGGAAACCGGCAACACCTGGGATCCCGGGGCCACGTCCAAAGCAGGTGCGCTTGGGTTGATGCAGATTATGCCCATGACGGGTATGTTCCTGGCGTCATACGAACGTATTAACTGGACAACGCCAGAGGATGTTCTTTACAACCCGATCGACAATATTCGGCTGGGTTGCCGGTATCTGTCAGCCTTAATTGACACGTACGGGCTGGAGGGCGGTATTGCGGCCTACAACGGGGGAGAGCGCAAGGCGGCCGAATGGCTGGCAGCCAACAAGGCCAAAGGCATCCTGTACAAGGAAACAGAGGATTATGTGCCTTCGGTGCTAAAATACAGCGAGCTGTATAAAAAATCCCAGATGTAA
- the tatC gene encoding twin-arginine translocase subunit TatC has translation MSAKKQKKKTDSNGKEMPFLAHLEELRWRLLKSVIAVFVMVLIAFPFSNQLLEILTYPNNRMPNPPKLIFLHPTGMLMVRFGIAIAAGIIMALPVIFYQFWKFVAPGLLPREKKFVWPIIIFSTICFLLGIVFAYFVMLPFILPFLYGLGTESIRPTININDYIGFVSRIILVAGIIFELPALSYFLTKIGILRPHYLKKYRRYAVVIVFVAAAILTPPDPGSQILMAVPLLLLYEVSVWISVVVYKNKAKKAALKKN, from the coding sequence ATGAGTGCAAAAAAACAGAAAAAGAAAACCGATTCCAATGGGAAAGAAATGCCATTTTTGGCCCATCTGGAAGAATTGCGGTGGCGTCTTCTTAAAAGCGTTATAGCCGTTTTTGTAATGGTCCTCATTGCTTTTCCTTTTTCGAACCAGCTTCTGGAAATATTAACCTACCCGAACAACCGAATGCCGAATCCGCCCAAACTCATCTTTTTGCATCCAACCGGAATGCTCATGGTTCGGTTCGGAATTGCCATAGCCGCTGGCATCATCATGGCGCTTCCTGTGATTTTTTACCAATTTTGGAAATTCGTGGCGCCCGGGCTGCTTCCGCGGGAGAAAAAATTTGTCTGGCCGATAATTATTTTTTCAACGATTTGTTTCCTTCTTGGAATTGTATTTGCCTATTTTGTGATGCTCCCGTTTATTCTGCCCTTTTTATACGGATTGGGTACCGAGTCGATCCGGCCCACAATCAATATAAATGATTACATTGGTTTTGTTTCGAGGATTATTTTGGTGGCCGGAATTATTTTTGAGTTACCGGCCCTTTCTTACTTTCTGACGAAAATTGGCATTTTGCGACCTCATTATCTAAAAAAATACAGACGATATGCCGTGGTTATTGTGTTTGTGGCGGCCGCTATTTTAACACCGCCAGACCCGGGAAGCCAAATATTGATGGCCGTTCCCTTGCTCCTTTTATATGAGGTCAGTGTGTGGATTTCGGTTGTGGTTTATAAAAATAAGGCCAAAAAGGCGGCATTAAAAAAGAATTAA
- a CDS encoding dCTP deaminase — translation MAIKPDRWIRKMALENGMIEPFADRQVRKGVISYGVSSYGYDVRIANEFRIFTNINTTIVDPKDFDSRSLVEYTGDVCVIPPNSFALGRSVEYFRIPRNVMTICLGKSTYARCGIITNVTPLEPGWEGFVTLEISNTTPLPAKIYANEGIAQVLFFESDENCEISYADKKGKYQAQTGVTLPRVS, via the coding sequence ATGGCAATAAAGCCCGATCGATGGATCAGAAAAATGGCTCTTGAAAACGGAATGATTGAGCCCTTTGCCGACCGACAGGTAAGAAAAGGCGTGATTTCTTATGGTGTTTCGTCCTATGGCTATGACGTACGCATCGCAAATGAGTTTCGTATTTTTACGAATATTAATACGACAATCGTCGACCCCAAGGATTTTGATTCCCGGTCGCTGGTGGAATATACCGGAGATGTGTGCGTTATTCCCCCCAATTCATTTGCCCTGGGCCGATCGGTTGAATATTTCCGAATTCCACGAAATGTTATGACCATTTGCCTGGGAAAATCCACGTATGCACGGTGCGGCATTATTACAAATGTAACCCCCCTGGAACCCGGCTGGGAAGGCTTTGTGACGCTTGAAATTTCCAACACAACGCCTCTTCCTGCAAAAATTTACGCAAATGAAGGCATTGCACAGGTTCTGTTTTTTGAAAGCGATGAGAACTGCGAAATTTCATACGCGGATAAAAAGGGGAAATATCAAGCACAAACAGGCGTAACCTTACCAAGGGTTTCCTGA
- a CDS encoding PHP domain-containing protein: MKEDSQDNGWADLHIHTTWSDGVFSPEYMVQKAGEIGLRAIAITDHDALRGIDEATKVGNEMGIEIIPGIELSTTNGIHDVHILGYFFDPHNEDILEYVRFFQEERIKRAKKILDKLWKMGIRLNAEVVISSAGHGAVGRPHIADALMEEGFVLSYDEAFYKYIGDGKPAFVEKPKISPVEGIDLIHKAGGLTFLAHPGMDLTDTEIFQVMKQGLDGLEILHPKHSDEKVNYFYKFASDHRLLVSGGSDCHGNRKGEMMMGKFNVPYKFVAEMKKALQLLRAAGSNLS, encoded by the coding sequence ATGAAGGAAGACAGTCAAGATAACGGATGGGCAGATCTTCACATACACACCACGTGGTCCGATGGGGTCTTCTCACCCGAATACATGGTTCAAAAAGCCGGAGAAATTGGGTTGCGGGCCATTGCCATAACGGATCATGATGCCTTGCGGGGTATTGATGAAGCGACAAAAGTTGGCAACGAAATGGGTATCGAAATTATTCCGGGGATTGAACTCAGTACGACAAACGGTATTCATGATGTTCATATTCTGGGGTATTTTTTTGATCCCCACAACGAAGATATATTGGAGTATGTGCGCTTTTTTCAGGAAGAAAGAATTAAGCGTGCCAAAAAAATACTCGACAAGCTTTGGAAAATGGGCATTCGATTAAATGCAGAGGTTGTTATTTCGAGCGCGGGCCATGGAGCAGTAGGACGTCCCCACATTGCCGATGCCCTAATGGAAGAGGGATTCGTCCTTTCGTATGATGAAGCATTCTACAAATACATTGGGGACGGGAAACCGGCCTTTGTGGAAAAACCAAAAATATCGCCCGTCGAAGGAATTGATCTCATTCACAAGGCGGGGGGGCTCACCTTTCTGGCCCATCCGGGAATGGACTTGACGGATACCGAAATCTTTCAGGTGATGAAGCAGGGCCTCGACGGTCTGGAAATTCTTCACCCCAAACATTCTGACGAGAAGGTCAATTATTTTTATAAATTTGCCAGCGACCATCGGCTGCTGGTATCGGGAGGCTCCGATTGCCATGGAAACCGGAAAGGAGAGATGATGATGGGAAAGTTCAATGTCCCTTATAAATTTGTTGCAGAGATGAAAAAGGCTCTTCAGTTATTGCGCGCAGCGGGCTCCAACTTGAGTTGA
- a CDS encoding MBL fold metallo-hydrolase: MIQSGKLQIHTVVVGPFSVNCYLVHPQNRPETAIIDPGGDEDLIFMEIQNLRLTPRLILLTHGHIDHLLAVQALKHRFQIPVLANENEKEFLANLALQGQLLGLSSPPGFEVDRWVSEPEEIALGPIHLKVIDTPGHTPGSCSYVGPGEVFVGDTLFAGSIGRTDLPGGDYQTLIDSVKNKLFVLPDDFDVFPGHGPRTTIRNEKRFNPFVRGNS; encoded by the coding sequence ATGATTCAATCCGGCAAATTGCAAATACATACGGTAGTCGTCGGTCCGTTTTCCGTGAATTGTTATCTGGTTCATCCCCAAAACAGACCGGAGACGGCCATCATTGACCCCGGTGGTGACGAAGATCTTATTTTTATGGAGATTCAAAATCTTCGATTAACTCCCCGGCTTATTCTGCTTACGCACGGGCATATCGATCATTTGTTGGCGGTACAGGCACTGAAGCATCGGTTTCAAATTCCTGTTCTGGCCAATGAGAATGAAAAGGAGTTTCTGGCAAACCTGGCTCTGCAGGGTCAACTTCTTGGCCTTTCGAGTCCACCGGGGTTTGAGGTGGATCGCTGGGTTTCTGAGCCCGAAGAAATTGCGCTGGGACCGATCCATTTGAAAGTGATTGACACTCCCGGACACACACCGGGAAGCTGCAGTTATGTGGGACCGGGGGAGGTATTCGTCGGCGACACCCTTTTTGCGGGGTCTATTGGTCGCACGGATCTGCCGGGCGGCGATTATCAAACTCTTATTGATTCGGTTAAAAATAAATTATTTGTTTTACCGGATGATTTTGATGTGTTTCCGGGTCACGGTCCCCGAACCACTATCAGAAACGAAAAGCGATTTAACCCGTTTGTTAGAGGCAACTCATGA
- a CDS encoding HD domain-containing protein, whose product MKEFFSSLIDRKKTIHTSEKVLTVEDIRSNVLVDAYLNGADSHMEGCSCIEHGRRHANLVSNISYNIVKRVGRSDREAELAAIAGYLHDIGYVINRAQHAQMGALLSHTILLHMGMKPREIIEVVAAIGNHDEANFDTVNPIAAALMLADKSDVHRSRVRSSTVETLQPEERIYFAVENSFLRVDGDGKEITLELSIDTQISKIMDYFGIFLGHMRACEKAASYLSCKFRLEINGTKVM is encoded by the coding sequence ATGAAAGAATTTTTTAGCTCCCTGATCGATCGGAAAAAAACAATTCACACTTCAGAAAAAGTACTCACCGTCGAGGACATACGAAGCAATGTCCTTGTGGATGCGTATCTGAACGGGGCTGACTCACACATGGAGGGCTGTTCCTGCATCGAACACGGACGACGGCATGCCAATTTGGTTTCAAATATTTCGTACAATATCGTTAAGCGCGTGGGGCGTTCCGATCGTGAAGCGGAACTCGCGGCCATTGCGGGTTATTTGCACGATATCGGATATGTTATTAACCGGGCCCAGCACGCACAAATGGGAGCCTTGCTGTCGCATACCATTCTTTTACACATGGGAATGAAACCCCGTGAAATTATCGAAGTGGTTGCAGCCATTGGAAATCATGACGAAGCCAATTTCGACACCGTAAATCCGATTGCAGCCGCTCTTATGCTGGCCGATAAATCGGATGTTCACCGGTCGCGCGTCCGTTCATCAACTGTTGAAACATTGCAGCCGGAAGAGCGTATTTACTTTGCCGTAGAAAATTCCTTTTTGCGTGTCGATGGCGATGGCAAGGAAATTACTCTGGAATTGTCTATTGATACTCAAATCTCCAAAATCATGGATTATTTTGGTATTTTTCTGGGACACATGCGGGCCTGCGAAAAGGCGGCCTCCTATTTATCGTGTAAATTTCGTTTGGAAATTAACGGAACAAAGGTTATGTAG
- a CDS encoding bifunctional oligoribonuclease/PAP phosphatase NrnA: protein MDSTRIERLRQLIATHHHFVLTTHVNPDGDGLGSEMAFYYYLKGLGKTVFIWNHNPLPKNYTFLDPNGVMEVFSAKRHRERLKEIEVVFILDISDWYRLKEFGKWLSRHPLPIVCVDHHPDGERFSALDFIMTEASSTGEIVYDILKALRAPVTKPMAEALYTAVLTDTGSFRFNNTTPKAHQMAAEFLKQGVNFRSIYENVYEKESPEKIKLLGMALQQLNFEYGRKLAWFKITREMLRKVGLNPEETDGFSDFPRRIDGVEVSLMFVEVSEKRTKVSFRSKGNIVINGLAQDVGGGGHQFASGAIVKKPIDETIPLILEKAGKLFAS, encoded by the coding sequence ATGGATTCAACACGAATTGAACGTTTGCGGCAGTTAATCGCCACCCATCACCATTTTGTGTTAACCACCCACGTTAACCCCGATGGAGACGGGCTGGGCAGCGAAATGGCATTTTACTACTATTTAAAAGGTCTTGGTAAGACGGTTTTCATCTGGAATCATAACCCTCTGCCGAAAAACTACACCTTTCTGGATCCCAATGGGGTTATGGAAGTTTTTAGCGCCAAGCGGCATCGAGAGCGGCTCAAGGAAATTGAGGTTGTTTTTATTCTGGATATCAGCGACTGGTACCGGCTGAAGGAATTCGGAAAATGGTTGAGCAGACACCCCCTTCCGATTGTTTGCGTGGATCATCATCCCGATGGTGAACGGTTCTCCGCGCTGGATTTTATTATGACGGAGGCTTCGTCCACGGGTGAAATTGTTTACGATATTTTAAAAGCACTGCGCGCCCCTGTTACAAAACCCATGGCAGAGGCACTTTATACAGCCGTTCTAACCGATACAGGGTCATTCCGGTTTAATAATACAACGCCAAAAGCTCACCAAATGGCTGCCGAATTTCTGAAACAGGGGGTGAATTTCCGCTCCATTTATGAAAATGTTTATGAAAAAGAAAGTCCCGAAAAGATCAAACTGCTTGGCATGGCACTTCAGCAGCTGAATTTTGAATATGGAAGAAAATTGGCCTGGTTCAAGATTACCCGTGAGATGCTTCGGAAAGTGGGTCTCAATCCGGAAGAGACCGATGGGTTTTCCGATTTCCCCCGCCGAATTGATGGGGTTGAAGTCAGTCTGATGTTTGTGGAGGTTTCAGAAAAACGAACCAAAGTGAGTTTTCGTTCAAAAGGTAATATTGTGATCAATGGGTTAGCTCAGGATGTGGGGGGCGGCGGACACCAATTTGCATCGGGAGCCATTGTAAAAAAACCCATTGACGAAACCATTCCCCTGATTCTGGAAAAAGCCGGAAAGCTTTTTGCCTCGTGA
- a CDS encoding PAS domain-containing sensor histidine kinase encodes MNPDRIGERKLQTERMLDLAEIARHFDFQYQAKTYFPEILKTICDATKAVSCCLKWFDGSLTGFELESTHSRRGFCKILNFPEWGESLKRQNSAVVMDVQTKGTLPDAVREKLLKNGIRSLKRIPIMSNKRVSGILFLAFSRSDLPRGDSGILDSQLRLIRKMSENFCTPSAPCMTDELIHFLERETAAGVLITSGDFRIVYANRPVEKLFHKKAEQFIGLPLKKANLRYGEILQTELESLKKHPFRTKQVQLVPRKGKEIVLEIKGTPLKTSQDEGYFLWLLNDRTKKVREQIALEKWRKNTEEFTYTVSHDLKAPIISIEGYISLLMAENIDELSGDGKFYIEKVLKNIRVMKNMIQDLLELSRIQQDKDEFRIASLGSILRNVLDEFQFQIEKKRIDLVLPNRFPRLKCNPSLVQVLFSNLISNAIKFMGDQQHPRIEICWKRNGSSLTLFFKDNGIGINPKSKDRIFDVFFRLQPSRGIEGSGVGLAIVKKIVEAHNGTIDVESEVGKGSTFIVSFPVQN; translated from the coding sequence ATGAATCCAGATCGGATTGGCGAAAGAAAGTTGCAGACGGAGAGAATGCTTGATTTGGCTGAAATCGCGCGACACTTCGATTTCCAGTATCAGGCAAAAACTTATTTCCCGGAGATTCTTAAAACAATTTGCGATGCCACAAAGGCCGTGTCGTGTTGTTTAAAATGGTTTGACGGCTCATTGACTGGGTTTGAACTGGAAAGCACTCACTCTCGCAGGGGATTCTGCAAAATTCTCAATTTCCCGGAGTGGGGGGAAAGTCTGAAACGTCAAAATTCTGCCGTTGTTATGGATGTTCAGACAAAAGGCACCCTGCCGGATGCCGTACGGGAGAAGCTCCTGAAAAATGGAATTCGAAGCCTCAAACGCATTCCGATTATGAGCAATAAGCGGGTCAGCGGGATACTTTTTCTGGCATTTTCCCGATCGGATTTGCCCCGCGGAGATTCCGGCATCCTGGACTCTCAACTTCGCTTGATTCGAAAAATGAGTGAAAATTTTTGCACCCCGTCGGCCCCATGCATGACCGATGAACTCATCCATTTCCTTGAACGGGAAACGGCCGCAGGCGTGCTCATTACATCCGGCGATTTTCGCATAGTTTATGCAAATCGCCCGGTGGAAAAACTGTTTCATAAGAAAGCAGAGCAGTTTATCGGTCTGCCTTTAAAAAAGGCCAATTTAAGATACGGGGAAATCTTGCAAACGGAATTGGAATCGCTTAAAAAACATCCATTCAGAACAAAACAGGTTCAACTGGTGCCCCGCAAGGGGAAAGAGATCGTTTTGGAAATTAAGGGGACACCCCTGAAAACCTCTCAGGATGAAGGGTATTTTTTGTGGCTTCTGAATGATCGTACGAAAAAGGTTCGGGAACAAATAGCCCTTGAAAAATGGCGCAAAAACACGGAAGAATTTACCTATACTGTTTCTCACGATTTGAAAGCGCCGATCATCTCCATTGAGGGTTATATTTCGCTGCTGATGGCGGAAAATATTGATGAATTGTCGGGAGATGGAAAATTTTATATCGAAAAGGTGCTGAAGAATATTCGGGTCATGAAAAACATGATTCAGGACCTTTTGGAATTATCGCGAATTCAACAGGATAAGGATGAATTTCGAATCGCATCACTGGGTTCAATTCTCCGCAATGTACTGGATGAGTTTCAGTTCCAAATCGAAAAAAAGCGAATCGATCTGGTACTGCCCAATCGGTTTCCCCGTTTAAAATGTAATCCGAGTCTGGTTCAGGTACTTTTTTCAAATCTGATTAGCAATGCCATCAAATTCATGGGGGATCAGCAACATCCCCGAATTGAAATCTGCTGGAAACGGAACGGGTCGTCGTTAACATTGTTCTTTAAAGATAATGGAATCGGAATTAATCCCAAAAGCAAAGATCGTATTTTTGATGTCTTTTTCCGCTTGCAGCCTTCTCGGGGAATTGAAGGCTCCGGTGTCGGGCTTGCGATTGTTAAAAAGATTGTGGAGGCCCATAACGGAACCATTGATGTGGAATCGGAGGTGGGAAAGGGATCCACATTTATTGTCTCTTTTCCTGTACAAAATTAA